In the Helicobacter cetorum MIT 99-5656 genome, AAGTTGCATCAATATTAGTAGCCTTGCTATCATCTACCCACAAACGCCCTTCTTTATCTCTAAATTCTTCCATTTTATGCAAGCCGATTTTAAAAGTGCTTAATCTTTTAAGGGCGTTGTCTTTATAATCTTGCCATTTTAGATTTTTCATTTTTAAAAATTGCTCATAGGCTAAAAGGGCTAAAGAAGCGTCTAATAAAAATGCCCCCTTAAAAGGCAAAGCATTAAAAGGAATTTCTAAATTTTCTAAAATATCTTTGCTCGTATTAAAAAAGATTTTTTGAACTTGGGATTTTTGAACGATTGTTTGCTCTTTAAATTTTGAAGGCAGTATGGCGAGTGAAGTTTTAGGCATAAAAGTTAGAGGCTTGAGTTTAGCGTTCAAGTAATTTTCAAAATTTTGATGCCAAGTTAAATGGTCTGATTCTACATTGATAAGCAAATAAATTAAGGGGTAAGCCTTGTTAGTGTAGTGCAAAGAAAAAGAGCTTGTTTCTAAAACCCATAAAGGCACTTGTTGTTTAAAAAGCTCCATTAAAGGCACTCCGATATTTCCCCCACTCATTGCCTTAAAATCTTCTAAAAGCATGGTAAGCATTTCAGTGGTGGTGGTCTTACCATTCGTGCCACTGATACTTATAGTAGTAGGGGTGAAATGATGATTAAATAAGCTATAGACAAAATCATATTCACTCACTAAATGCTTAGCTTTTTTAACTAAAGCATGCATAAAGCTAATTCCCGGGCTTACTATTTCTAGCTCTGAAGCATTAGGATTAAATTCACTGCTAGGATAACAAAGAAAATTTTCATTATCCTTGCAAGATGCAGTGAATTTGTCATCAAAAAATTGCACTTCATGATGTTGTTCTTTAAAAAATCTTGCCAAGGCTAAAGTGGTTTTTGCATGCCCAAAAAGTGAAATTTTCATTTTCAACGCACCTTCAAGCTTAAAAGAGCGATTAAATTACTTAACATAGAAATTATCCAAAAACGCACAATCACTTTATTTTCTGCCCAACCCTTTTGCTCAAAATGATGATGAATGGGTGCCATTAAAAAAAGGCGTTTTTTACGGGTTTTATAACTTCCTACTTGTAAAATCACTGACAAAGTTTCTACAACAAAAATAGACCCCATTAAAACAAGCAAGATTTCATTATGCGAAACAATGGCATTATAAGCGATAAACCCCCCTAAGGCTAAGCTCCCACTATCTCCCATAAACACGCTTGCAGGATTGCAGTTATACCATAAAAAGCCAAAGAGTGAGCCTATGAGAGCCAAAGAGACCACAAACAATTCCCCTGCATCAACCACTTTTGGATAAAGCAAGTATTTGGAAAATTCCGCATTTCCAGCCACATACACAAAGACTGAAAGACTGAGTAAGGTAAAAATGCTAGGCACAGTGGCTAGACCATCTAATCCATCGGTTAAATTCACGGCATTACTTGTGGATAAAAAGATTAATACCCAAAAGCTAATCGCTAAGATTATAGGCATTTCAAACAAAGGGTTTTTCAAAAAAGGCAAATACAAGAAAGTATCTAGTCCCTTAAAACTCAATAGGATAGATACAATAACCGAAATCACAAAAAGCATGCCAAATTTTGTTTTCGCACTTATTCCGGCATTACTTTTTTGACTAATTTTGGTGTAGTCATCTCTAAAACCTACAAAACTAAAGCCCACTAACACAATGATTCCTAGCAACACATAAAGATTACCTAAAGACGCACACAATAAACTTGCAATAATAGTGGAAAAGACAAAAACAATGCCCCCCATAGTAGGGGTGTCCTTTTTATTCTTATGGTTTAAAATATAGCTAGAAATAGGCTGATTAGCCTTTTTCTTTTTTGCCCATAAAATGAATTTGGGCATTAAAAAAAGTGTTAAAAAAAATCCGATAAAAAACCCTAGCCCCGCTCTAAAGGTTAGGTATTGAAAAAGATTAATATTAAAATAGCTATATAAATAATAGAGCATAAAACCCCTTGTAATGAAATGGTTAATGGCTATAAGGCATGCAAACAAACTATAGACTATGGCATTTGAAACTCCTATTGTAACACAAATTAATTTACTTAAAAATTGCGCAAGTGGAGTATAATCAAAATCGTATTTATCTTATCCTTTGGAGTATCTGTTTATGAAAAATTCGTTTCTTTCTAAAAATATTAAGGTTTGTTTTAAGGCATTAGTCGCCTTGGGGCTTTCAAGCGTGCTATTTGGGTGTGCAATGAAATCAGTTAGCAACACCCAAACACCATTATCTCAAGAGAGCCACAAGCAGGTTCAAACCCATGAACAATTACAAACAAGTTCAGAGCATGTTACACCACTCAACTTTAATTATCCAGTGCATATCGCCCAAGCTCCATCAAACAACCACTTTGTAGGCATTTTAGTGCCACACATTCAAGTGAGTGATAATTTAAAACCCTATATCAATCAATTTCAAGACGCTTTAGTGAATCAAATTCAGAGTATTTTTGAAAAAAGGGGTTATCAAGTGTTGCGTTTTCAAGATAAAAACGCCTTAAGTTTGCAAGATAAAAAGAAGATTTTTTCCGTTTTGGATTTGAAAGGGTGGGTCGGAATTTTAGAAGATTTAAAAATGAATTTAAAAGACCCTAATAAGCCTAATTTAGACACACTAGTAGACCAAAGCTCAGGCTCTGTGTGGTTTAACTTTTATGAGCCAGAAAGCAACCGAGTCATCCATGATTTTGGAGTAGAAGTAGGGACTTTTCAGGCAATTACACACACCATTACCTATAAGGATAATAACTCAGGCGGTTTCAATTCGGTAGATAGTGTGGAGCAAACAAGCTTAGAGAAAAATAAAAAAGACGCTATCCATAAAATCCTAAATAGAATGTATGCTGTGGTTATGAAGCGAGTGATTGCAGAACTTACAGAAGACAATATTTCTAAATACAGAAACGCTATTGACAAAATGAAAGGCTTTAAAAAACCTATACCAAAGAGATAGCCCTTAATTAAAGGGGTGCGAAATGCGTTTTAAAATCTTTTTAAGGCTGATTTAAGTATAATATCAAATTCATTTCAAAGATAAAGGATATACAATGGCAAGAAGATGTGCTTTAACCTTTAAAGGACCCATGGTAGGCAATCATGTAAGTCATGCAAATAATAAAAATAAGCGTCGTTTACTCCCTAACTTGCGTTCTATTAAAATTCAATTAGATGATGGCACCACCAGACGCATTAAAGTAGCGGCTTCCACTTTAAGAACCATGCGTAAAGGGGCTTAGTCAATCTAGGCTTTAGATTTGTTGCTTAATGATAAGGGCATGTTTAATGCTCTTGTTATTTTTTTAAAAGTTGCCCATGTCCATACGAAGCTTCTTTAATTAAGAATAAGACAATTAGCTTGCATGAGCTAGACTTCATTATATTTAGGGTTTAGCCAAGATGAAAGATATTTTTCAAGAATTTATTTTGGTCTAGGAATTTGTTTTGTTTAAGAAATTAAAGTTTTTAAAAGTCAGGAAACGCAAGAAAAATCAGCCAGAAATCAATTTAAATTCAGAAATTTATAAACAATTTAAAGTTTTTAGGCTTCCGCTAGTTCTCATTCAAATACTCGTGCTTATAGGCACTTTGGGATACTACGCCTTAGAGGACTACACGCTCATGCAAGCGTTTTTTCAAACCACTTACACCATGACTGCTACAGGCTTTGGAGCGTTAGATGAAAATAAGTTTGGAACCATAAGCATTTTCTTCACTTCTATTTTGATGTTTTGTGGGGCGGGGATTATTGCTTTTAGTGTGGCTATTTTAATTAGCGTTGTGAATAAGGGCACGCTTACAAGATTGATTAAGGAGAAAGGTATGGTTTATAAAATCGCACGCCTTAAAGACCACTATGTGATTTGCTACCACAATGAATACACGATTGAGTTAAGCAAGCAGTTCCGCTCGGCTCAAATTCCTTTTGTAGTAGTGGATAATGACCCTAATTTTGAAGAAGAAGCTATCAAACACAAATACCCCTACTATATCATAGGCGACCCGCACACCAACATAACCATGCTCAAAACCCATTTAAGCAGCGCTAGGGGGGTAGTAGCCCTGTCTAAAACTTTACTTGTGAATGTGGCATTAATGGTGAGTGTGCGTTTATTTGAAAAAGAATTGAAACGCAAGCCTTACTACATTATTGCGAGTGCCCATAGTGATGAAGGCTTAGAAAAATTAAAAAAATTAGGGGCTGATATGGTGGTTTCACCCACAAAACTTATGGCACAAAGAGTGAGTGCGATGGCGGTGCGTCCAGATATGGAGAATATTTTAGAGCGTTTTATCAACAAAAAAGACACACTCTTAGATTTAGAAGAAGTGATTGTCCCAAAATACAGCTGGCTAGTGCTAAGGAAATTGAGAGAAGCCCATTTTAGGGATATTGCAAAAGCATTTGTGATTGGCATTATCCAAAAGGATGGCAAATACATCCCTATGCCAGATGGAGACACCATCATCGCAAGCGAATCAAAATTACTGATGATTGGCACTTCAGAAGGGGTCAAAGCCTGCAAGCAACTCATTGCTAGTAGACAAAAGCCCAAAGAAGTGGATTATGTCTCATTGTGACTTTTACATAAACCCTTTTTGATGCAAGCAAGAACTTTTATCCTAAGGCTTGTGTGATAATATAAAAATCACTAGAGAATATAAGACAAACAAAAAACTCTCACTCAAACAAGGTGCAATGAGAGACAAAAAACAACCAAAAGTGTGTTGGGAAATTCCCAATACAACAAAAACTAAGATTTCTTAGGATTAGCTTCGGTTACCCTAATGATTCTACCCATAAAGTCAGTATTATCTAACTTGGCAATGGCTTCATTCGCATTCTCTTTTTGCATTTCCACAAAACCAAAACCCTTAGGTCTTTTGGTTTCTCTATCAGAAATGAGCTTGACGCTAAAAACCTCGCCAAACTGACTAAAAAGTTCCTTAACTTCCTCATTGGTCGCACTATAAACTAAATTCCCCACATAAATATTTTTCAAAATGAAATTCTCCGCTAGACTAAAAATAACAACTACTCACAAGAACATGATAAAGTTATAAAAAAGTAACACTCTTAAAAACCCAACACATCTAGAACTAGAAGTATGTCAAATTCTATCTACCGCTTGCTTAAAAAATCATAAAATTTTACCTGGGAATTTTAAATATTTTTAATCATTTTATTTTTTTCAAAAGCTACCACTAACCAATTGGAATAACACGCTATTGAAAACCCCCACCACCAGAAATAAAAGTTCAAGCTTAAAATTGCACAAAGACCCTTCATGGACATGACTTAACTCATCTTGAGATTACAATCTATACTAAATTTTAAAAAAAGCTAAAATAACTTTTGAATGACAAAGACTTCCGAGACTAACAGCTCCGATTTATTGAAGAGACAAACAGGGCTATAATTTAATGCCCCTCATCTACTAAAACAGCCCCTGCCAAATACACATAAGTGAGAATCATAAAAACGAAAGCTTGTAAAATACCCATGAAAAAAAGAACCATAAAAGGTGCTACAGGAACTGCCCAAGGCACAAGCAAGAGCATGATAAGTAAAAACATGTCATCGCCCTTGATATTTCCAAACAAACGGAAGGATAAGGACACAATCCTAGAGAGATGCGAGATAATCTCAATAGGAAACATAAAAGGAGCGAGCCACTTCACGGGTCCTGCAAAATGAGCGAAATACCTAAAAAATCCATGCACCCTAATGCCTTCAAAATGATAATAAAAAAACACAATAAGTGCCAAAACCAGCGTGAAGCTCCAACTAGCTGTAGGCGATTCAAAACCAGGAATGATGCCTATCATATTAGAAAAGAAGACATACAAAGCAATCGTGCCAGCTAGGGGAAAATATTTGCGAGCCAATTCTTCGCCTATAATATCCTTAGCTACACCCAAAATGGCACTAATAATCGTTTCATATACATTCTGTAAGCCCATAGGCACCATTTGCATCTTGCGTGATGCACCAAGAGAGATAAAAAGCGTTAAAACCGCTGTCAAAACAACATAAAATCCGGTAATAAAATCATGATTAGAGCTAAAGAAGTTAGCAAAAGTAAATAATCTATGTTCCATGAAAAAGTTTCTTAAGCCTTATTGAAAATGAAATTTCTTAATTGTAGCAACTAAGTTTTAAAAACTCATTAAACTAGGCTTTTTAACGAGTTTTTTAATGATCTGTCTTGTTTTTTCTCAAAATTCACCCATAATAATTAGGGGCTTCTTTGGTAATATCCACATCATGCACATGGCTTTCTTTCAAACCAGCACTTGTGATTTCCACAAATTCAGCGTTTTGATACAACTCCAAAATATTTTTCGCACCCTGATACCCCATAGAAGAACGCACACCTCCAACCAATTGAAAAATCATATCAGAAACTTTGCCACGATAAGGCACACGCCCTTCAATGCCTTCTGGCACTAATTTTTCGCTCGCAACGCCCTCTTGAAAATACCTATCACTGCTCCCCTTAGTCATAGCCCCAATACTACCCATACCCCTATAGCTTTTATATTGTCGGCCTTGATAAATCATAAAATCGCCTGGAGATTCTTCTGTGCCAGCTAGTAAAGAGCCTATCATCACACTTGAAGCCCCTAAAGCTAGAGCCTTAGCCACATCACCTGAATAGCGAATCCCCCCATCTGCAATGATAGGAACATCAAATTTAGACGCTACCTCAACACAATTATCAATCGCACTCACTTGTGGCATTCCCACTCCCGCCACAATCCTAGTAGTGCAAATGCTTCCTGGTCCTATACCCACTTTCACTGCATCTGCCCCTGCACTGATTAAATCACTTGTTGCATCTTTGGTTACCACATTACCTACAATAACATCTACAACCAAACTTTTTTTAATCTCTTCTAAGGTGTGTAAAATATTCATTGAATGTCCATGTGCACTATCTAAAACAAGCACATCAACCCCAGCTTTAACAAGCATTTCAGCTCTATCTAATTGCCCCGCACCAATAGCAGCCCCTACTCTTAATCTTCCAAAATCATCTTTATTGGCATCAGGGTATTCAATGCGTTTATGAATGTCTTTAATCGTGATTAAGCCTTTTAAAACATCATTTTTATCCACGATAGGCAATTTTTCAATCTTGTGTTGGTGCATTAAAATTCTTGCCTCTTCTAAACTAATGCCTACATGAGCGGTAACTAAAGGCATTTTTGTCATCACATCGCCTACTTTTTTACTCAAATCGTTTTCAAAGCGCACATCTCTATTGGTTAAGATTCCAATTAGCAAACCATTTTCATCTACTACAGGCACACCTGAAATCTTGTAATTATCCGTTATGGCTTTAGCGTCCGCTAGAGTTCTGTGTGCTTGGATAAAAATAGGGTCATTAATCACCCCACTCTCACTTTTTTTAACCTTAGCAATTTCTTTTGTTTGTGTTTCAATATCCATGTTCTTATGCACAATACCAATACCCCCAAGCCTTGCCATAGCAATGGCTGTTTTATGCTCAGTAACCGTATCCATAGCTGCACTAATAAAGGGAATATTCAAACTAATATTTTTAGTTAAGCGAGATTTTAAACTCACATCTTTAGGTAATATACTAGATTTTCTAGGCACCATTAACACATCTTCAAAAGTCAAAGCCTTTTGTAAAATTCTCATTTTTTATCCTTATTCAATCAAATTTTAGATTTAATTCTTGCTCTAGGGCATAGGAAACATCTAAGAGACTTTGCTCATCAAAAGCCTTAGAAATAAATTGCATTCCTATGGGTAAGCCTAAAGAGTCTTTAGCTACAGGTAAAGAAAGAGCGGGTAAGCCACTAAGATTTGCCCCTATAGTATAAATGTCGCTTAAATACATGTCTAATGGGCTTGCATGATGGTTAAATAAGGGAGCAGTCGTTGGGGCAACGGGTGTAAAAATCAAATCCACTTCTTCAAAAATCTTATTGTATTGCTCTTTTATCATCAAACGCACCTGTTGAGCCTTCAAGTAATAGGCATCATAATAGCCACTACTTAATACAAAATTTCCTAGCATGATACGGCGTTTCACTTCATCGCCAAAACCCTCGCTACGACTCTTAAGATAAAGCTCTTTTAAATCTTTCACATTTTCAGCCCTTCTCCCATAACGCACCCCATCAAATCTGGCTAAATTTGAACTCGCTTCAGCTGTGCTAATGATGTAATAAATAGAGATTTGATAATGAGAATCTAGCATGTCTTTTTCTATAATCTCATGCCCCATTTCTTTTAGAGCTTTAATCGTGTTTTCATAAGCAAGTTGCACTTCCTTACTTGCATCTCTAATATGGTCTTTTAACACAGCGATTTTAAAACGCTTCTCTCTACTGAGATTTTTAAAGGTTTGAGTGGGTTCTAAAGAAGCACTCGTAGAATCCTTATGGTCATGCCCACTAATAGCGTCAAATAAAATAGAAGCATCTTCTACGGTTTGTGTGATAGGCCCGATTTGGTCAAAACTAGAGCAATACGCCACAAGTCCATAACGGCTCACTCTTCCATAAGTAGGTTTTAATCCCACACACCCACAATAGCTTGCTGGCTGTCTAATAGATCCCCCCGTATCGCTCCCTAAGGCTGCAATAGCTAAGCCACCTGCAACTGCAGCAGCACTCCCCCCACTACTACCGCCTGGCACTCTATTTTTATCTCGTGGGTTTTTGGTAATCCCATAGCAACTAGATTCAGTGGTGCTTCCCATAGCAAATTCGTCCATATTAGAAAGCCCAAATCCTGCCATATTATTTTGGTGCAATCTCTCAATTACACTAGCGTTATAAGGGGCGATATAACCTTGTAAAATCCTGCTTGAGCAAGTTATCTCCCACCCCTTAACATTAATATTGTCTTTAATAAGAATAGGCACACCACTAGCACTAGCACCATTAATGCTAGGAGCTTTAATATAAGCGTTCAAGTCTGAAGCCTTAACCTTGGTATCAATCTCATTTTTAAGCGTTTCTAATTCTTGTTGTGATAAAGAAAGGGCTTGTTTTAAAGTAATCATATTGCTTAGCCTTACAAAAAATTTAATGCGTAGTGTAACATGCTTAAAGTCAAAACGAGCTTATAGAAGCGTTTTTAAAAAACATTCCAAGTGGTGTTGTAAATCTTTTAAACTAGAGCTATTATCTATGACATAATCACTCATCAAGCGTTTTTGCTCTATATCCATTTGGCATTCAAGGCGTTGTAATATTTTAACTTCTTTGAGTTTGTCTCGCTCTAAAATGCGTTTAATTTGCAAAGCTCTAGGCGTATAGATTAAGACTACCTTACTGACAGGATAGTGTTCTTTGCCCCCCACTTCAAAAAATAAGGGAATATCCAAAAAATATGGTTTATTAAGCGTATCTAACAAAAGCGCCTCTTTTAACATCATCTCACGAATTAAAGGGTGCAAGAATTTCTCTAACCACTCTAATTTTGTCTTATCGCTAAAAACAATAGCCCCAAGCTTTTTTCTATCAAGAATATCATTTTCTAAAATATCTAATCCAAAATGTTTAGCAATTACTAGGCGCTGCTCTTGCAACAATTGATGAGCGATTTTATCTGCATCTAGGACTTTATAACCTTGCGATTCTAGCAAACTAGCCGTTGTGCTTTTACCTGTGCCAATAC is a window encoding:
- the murD gene encoding UDP-N-acetylmuramoyl-L-alanine--D-glutamate ligase, with protein sequence MKISLFGHAKTTLALARFFKEQHHEVQFFDDKFTASCKDNENFLCYPSSEFNPNASELEIVSPGISFMHALVKKAKHLVSEYDFVYSLFNHHFTPTTISISGTNGKTTTTEMLTMLLEDFKAMSGGNIGVPLMELFKQQVPLWVLETSSFSLHYTNKAYPLIYLLINVESDHLTWHQNFENYLNAKLKPLTFMPKTSLAILPSKFKEQTIVQKSQVQKIFFNTSKDILENLEIPFNALPFKGAFLLDASLALLAYEQFLKMKNLKWQDYKDNALKRLSTFKIGLHKMEEFRDKEGRLWVDDSKATNIDATLQALKTFKNQKIHLIVGGDTKGVDLIPLFKELQNYEVSLYAIGSSTINMQSLALDFNIICKTCFELEKAVEEIKSVLKMGEVGLLSPSSASLDQFSSYKERGEKFKKYVLED
- the mraY gene encoding phospho-N-acetylmuramoyl-pentapeptide-transferase: MLYYLYSYFNINLFQYLTFRAGLGFFIGFFLTLFLMPKFILWAKKKKANQPISSYILNHKNKKDTPTMGGIVFVFSTIIASLLCASLGNLYVLLGIIVLVGFSFVGFRDDYTKISQKSNAGISAKTKFGMLFVISVIVSILLSFKGLDTFLYLPFLKNPLFEMPIILAISFWVLIFLSTSNAVNLTDGLDGLATVPSIFTLLSLSVFVYVAGNAEFSKYLLYPKVVDAGELFVVSLALIGSLFGFLWYNCNPASVFMGDSGSLALGGFIAYNAIVSHNEILLVLMGSIFVVETLSVILQVGSYKTRKKRLFLMAPIHHHFEQKGWAENKVIVRFWIISMLSNLIALLSLKVR
- a CDS encoding HpaA family protein, which encodes MKNSFLSKNIKVCFKALVALGLSSVLFGCAMKSVSNTQTPLSQESHKQVQTHEQLQTSSEHVTPLNFNYPVHIAQAPSNNHFVGILVPHIQVSDNLKPYINQFQDALVNQIQSIFEKRGYQVLRFQDKNALSLQDKKKIFSVLDLKGWVGILEDLKMNLKDPNKPNLDTLVDQSSGSVWFNFYEPESNRVIHDFGVEVGTFQAITHTITYKDNNSGGFNSVDSVEQTSLEKNKKDAIHKILNRMYAVVMKRVIAELTEDNISKYRNAIDKMKGFKKPIPKR
- the rpmB gene encoding 50S ribosomal protein L28, whose product is MARRCALTFKGPMVGNHVSHANNKNKRRLLPNLRSIKIQLDDGTTRRIKVAASTLRTMRKGA
- a CDS encoding potassium channel family protein, translating into MFKKLKFLKVRKRKKNQPEINLNSEIYKQFKVFRLPLVLIQILVLIGTLGYYALEDYTLMQAFFQTTYTMTATGFGALDENKFGTISIFFTSILMFCGAGIIAFSVAILISVVNKGTLTRLIKEKGMVYKIARLKDHYVICYHNEYTIELSKQFRSAQIPFVVVDNDPNFEEEAIKHKYPYYIIGDPHTNITMLKTHLSSARGVVALSKTLLVNVALMVSVRLFEKELKRKPYYIIASAHSDEGLEKLKKLGADMVVSPTKLMAQRVSAMAVRPDMENILERFINKKDTLLDLEEVIVPKYSWLVLRKLREAHFRDIAKAFVIGIIQKDGKYIPMPDGDTIIASESKLLMIGTSEGVKACKQLIASRQKPKEVDYVSL
- a CDS encoding RNA recognition motif domain-containing protein, coding for MKNIYVGNLVYSATNEEVKELFSQFGEVFSVKLISDRETKRPKGFGFVEMQKENANEAIAKLDNTDFMGRIIRVTEANPKKS
- a CDS encoding F0F1 ATP synthase subunit A translates to MEHRLFTFANFFSSNHDFITGFYVVLTAVLTLFISLGASRKMQMVPMGLQNVYETIISAILGVAKDIIGEELARKYFPLAGTIALYVFFSNMIGIIPGFESPTASWSFTLVLALIVFFYYHFEGIRVHGFFRYFAHFAGPVKWLAPFMFPIEIISHLSRIVSLSFRLFGNIKGDDMFLLIMLLLVPWAVPVAPFMVLFFMGILQAFVFMILTYVYLAGAVLVDEGH
- the guaB gene encoding IMP dehydrogenase — its product is MRILQKALTFEDVLMVPRKSSILPKDVSLKSRLTKNISLNIPFISAAMDTVTEHKTAIAMARLGGIGIVHKNMDIETQTKEIAKVKKSESGVINDPIFIQAHRTLADAKAITDNYKISGVPVVDENGLLIGILTNRDVRFENDLSKKVGDVMTKMPLVTAHVGISLEEARILMHQHKIEKLPIVDKNDVLKGLITIKDIHKRIEYPDANKDDFGRLRVGAAIGAGQLDRAEMLVKAGVDVLVLDSAHGHSMNILHTLEEIKKSLVVDVIVGNVVTKDATSDLISAGADAVKVGIGPGSICTTRIVAGVGMPQVSAIDNCVEVASKFDVPIIADGGIRYSGDVAKALALGASSVMIGSLLAGTEESPGDFMIYQGRQYKSYRGMGSIGAMTKGSSDRYFQEGVASEKLVPEGIEGRVPYRGKVSDMIFQLVGGVRSSMGYQGAKNILELYQNAEFVEITSAGLKESHVHDVDITKEAPNYYG
- the gatA gene encoding Asp-tRNA(Asn)/Glu-tRNA(Gln) amidotransferase subunit GatA, with product MITLKQALSLSQQELETLKNEIDTKVKASDLNAYIKAPSINGASASGVPILIKDNINVKGWEITCSSRILQGYIAPYNASVIERLHQNNMAGFGLSNMDEFAMGSTTESSCYGITKNPRDKNRVPGGSSGGSAAAVAGGLAIAALGSDTGGSIRQPASYCGCVGLKPTYGRVSRYGLVAYCSSFDQIGPITQTVEDASILFDAISGHDHKDSTSASLEPTQTFKNLSREKRFKIAVLKDHIRDASKEVQLAYENTIKALKEMGHEIIEKDMLDSHYQISIYYIISTAEASSNLARFDGVRYGRRAENVKDLKELYLKSRSEGFGDEVKRRIMLGNFVLSSGYYDAYYLKAQQVRLMIKEQYNKIFEEVDLIFTPVAPTTAPLFNHHASPLDMYLSDIYTIGANLSGLPALSLPVAKDSLGLPIGMQFISKAFDEQSLLDVSYALEQELNLKFD
- the coaE gene encoding dephospho-CoA kinase (Dephospho-CoA kinase (CoaE) performs the final step in coenzyme A biosynthesis.) — encoded protein: MILKNAIALTGGIGTGKSTTASLLESQGYKVLDADKIAHQLLQEQRLVIAKHFGLDILENDILDRKKLGAIVFSDKTKLEWLEKFLHPLIREMMLKEALLLDTLNKPYFLDIPLFFEVGGKEHYPVSKVVLIYTPRALQIKRILERDKLKEVKILQRLECQMDIEQKRLMSDYVIDNSSSLKDLQHHLECFLKTLL